The genomic stretch GGGCCGTGTGGAACACGAAGCTCCCGGTGCTCGTCGCATCGGGGTCGCGGTTGATCGACACGCCATCCTTCGAGGCCTGGGTCCCGCTATAGGTGTACGTGTCGACGGTCACCGCGCTCGAGGCGGTGGAGGTCAGCAGCGTCACCGTATCGCCCCCATTGTTGAGGCTGAGGGTGCCCGTGGAGGCGGCCACCGCGTTGGGCGTGCCCGGGGGGATTCCGCCGGTGCCGCTGAACACCACGATGGCCTTGCCCGCGCCGAGCACCGTGTTGGCGGGGAAGACGTGCCGCGCGGCGGTGGCATCCAGGATCACCCAGCCGCTGATGTCCACGGAGGTGCTTTCCGTGTTCACCAACTCCACGAACTCTCCGCTGGTGGCCGCGCCGGGCTCGTTGGCGAGGATCTCATTGAAGATGACGCGCGGGGGAGGCTCGATGATGGAGAAGGGACCGGTGCTCACGTCGGAGCTCTTCCCGCCCACGTCCCGGATGCGCACGCGTGCCCACGTCGTGGACGAGTCGGGGACCTTCCAGGCGTGGCTTCCCGTGCTGGCGTCCAGGTCGGTGGCGATGCTCGTCCAGGTGACGCCGTTGTCGGCGGTGAAGTCCAGGTTCACGCGGGTGTAGCCGATGGCGATCCAGGTGAGGGTGCGGGTGGAGCCGCGGACCCAGCGCTCGCCTCCGTCGGGGCTGGTGAGGGTGACGCGGGGCACGGGGGTGCGCAGCGTGATGGACGCGGGCATGCTCGAGTTGCCCGCGGCATCGAAGGCCACCACCTGGTAGATGTACGTGTTGCGCGGAGCGAGGCCCAGGTCCACGAAGCCGGGGGTGGTCGTCGTCCCGGCCAGCCGGTAGCCGGTGACTCCATCCACACTCCGGTACACCCGGTAGCCGGCCACCCTCACGTTGTCCAGGGAGGCAATCCAGCTCAGCTCGATGGAATCAGGAGCGGCGCTGCCCGCCAGGGACCGCGGCGAGGTGGGGCGTTCGGTGTCCGGTCCTGGCTCCTGCGTGCTGCCGCGAGAGGTATACGAGACACTTCGCGTGCCCTGCTCCACCACGAAGATGGAGCCATCCTGCGAGCGCAGCTCGATGTGGCCGCGCTCCTGATTGGTGGCGGGATCCTCCGTCTGCCAGATGTCCGAGTGGTGTGCCGTCAGCCGATCCAGGCACTCGCGCGTGGGATGGCCATAGGTGTTGTCCCGGCCCACGGAGATGAAGGACACCAGGGGCACGGTCACGTCCAGGAACGCGTTGCCGGACGAGTAGCGCGAGCCGTGGTGATGCACCTTGTACAGCTCGAGCTCTCCCACCTCGGCGAGCAGGGTGGACTCGATATCGTCGGGCGTGGCGGTGAGATCGCCGCCCACCAGTGCGTCGAACGCGCCGTAGGTCACCTTCACCACCACGGATTTGGCGTTCTCGTCATCGCTGGGCACGCCATTGCCATTGCTCGCGAGCACCGTGAGCGTCACCTCTCCGCAGAGCGAGAAGGTGTCTCCCCGGTTCGCCGTGAAGCGGCGGCCCGCGAAGTGGGTGTCATACTGTCTGAAGGTGTTGGAATCATACGCGCCGCCATGGTCGTACACGGCGGTGATGGGGACGGCATCGGTGCCCTCGTCCACCTCGTCGATGCCGCCCATGTGATCGGCATGCATGTGCGAGACGAAGGCCATGTCGATGCGCGTCACCCCCAGTTGCTTCAGGTAGGCCTTGATGGTCTCGCCCGAGCCGGTGGGGCCTCCGTCGAACAGCGCCACGCAGCCTCCCGGCGCGACGAGCACCGCTGCATCCCCCTGGCCGATGTCCAGGGTGGTGAACCGGAACTGCTGTGCCCCGGCGAGCAGCGGACACAGCAGGGTGAGCAGCAGCGAGAGGCGGAAGGGGAGACGCGGAGGAGTGCGCATGGGCTCGCCTGGAGGAGGACCGCCCTTGCTGGGTAACCCGAACCAGAACGGTGCTTCAAGTCATGCCCCGTCATTCATACTGTCCGTCACAGCCCCTTCGCGCCAACGTCACCGGGATTCTTCA from Cystobacter ferrugineus encodes the following:
- a CDS encoding lamin tail domain-containing protein, producing MRTPPRLPFRLSLLLTLLCPLLAGAQQFRFTTLDIGQGDAAVLVAPGGCVALFDGGPTGSGETIKAYLKQLGVTRIDMAFVSHMHADHMGGIDEVDEGTDAVPITAVYDHGGAYDSNTFRQYDTHFAGRRFTANRGDTFSLCGEVTLTVLASNGNGVPSDDENAKSVVVKVTYGAFDALVGGDLTATPDDIESTLLAEVGELELYKVHHHGSRYSSGNAFLDVTVPLVSFISVGRDNTYGHPTRECLDRLTAHHSDIWQTEDPATNQERGHIELRSQDGSIFVVEQGTRSVSYTSRGSTQEPGPDTERPTSPRSLAGSAAPDSIELSWIASLDNVRVAGYRVYRSVDGVTGYRLAGTTTTPGFVDLGLAPRNTYIYQVVAFDAAGNSSMPASITLRTPVPRVTLTSPDGGERWVRGSTRTLTWIAIGYTRVNLDFTADNGVTWTSIATDLDASTGSHAWKVPDSSTTWARVRIRDVGGKSSDVSTGPFSIIEPPPRVIFNEILANEPGAATSGEFVELVNTESTSVDISGWVILDATAARHVFPANTVLGAGKAIVVFSGTGGIPPGTPNAVAASTGTLSLNNGGDTVTLLTSTASSAVTVDTYTYSGTQASKDGVSINRDPDATSTGSFVFHTALSSLGASPGTRVDGSAF